The Megachile rotundata isolate GNS110a chromosome 8, iyMegRotu1, whole genome shotgun sequence genome has a segment encoding these proteins:
- the LOC100878668 gene encoding nucleolar protein 11 has product MAKLYSYYTLCPLIDQQNLLGVERDSESGCAIVTLGRNIVIRYKLQDLKQLSSWTSKDRLTTQVIYDETTRQYAAIFNEKKIRLWSAEETDLNNIKGYKFQSALHTILTFESHPPVLVRKDGATASLEWAIENRKSWSTEGILNANEKILDCHLICNTGKISLCLLVETKGTYSCVFVKLNNETYLEERERVQKFQLKQNSEELVGYTVLQTKNRACLLTLWSHGKLYSYSLTETNNESSSNTLIGVINNINTRDPVVMTPLNETTVAMYGADVSEEGAILMIYNVQFKLVQDVQKLKLYTRDAKLWKIEDKLLLAANRHLAIAPYHLAPQRIATLLGSSLRFKGSDENAEDDDIVVIQETTVAHWEKGESIPVKQSIEKPPIKLSRQISSYVNEGLSDAAIQEILIPQLIESKDIEAIIWCLNNFKDLPEKLLTDLLIFSLRSPDATFVPLQNGIADDSSSYRNLHTRNYFLDKIFSLTYSDVSLSSYLKSGLNFDEVLQLLQYLTQKLDDQEDFLDDIIEQPTDKQLYEWSSLLLESHYQRYILSRDPEVPILLNKLSYVLDDHLQLFKDMENLRPILKRTINGKSSKLLQKGRNKFYAIEEIKLY; this is encoded by the exons CTGCAAGATTTGAAGCAGCTGAGTAGTTGGACAAGTAAAGACCGATTAACAACACAAGTTATTTATGATGAGACAACGCGTCAATATGCCGCTATATTTAATGAGAAAAAAATACGTCTTTGGTCTGCAGAAGAGAcagatttaaataatattaaaggtTATAAATTTCAATCTGCCTTACATACGATTCTTACTTTTGAAAGTCATCCTCCTGTACTGGTACGCAAAGATGGAGCTACCGCTTCTTTAGAATGGGCTATAGAAAATAGGAAATCATGGTCTACAGAGGGAATTTTAAATGCTAATGAGAAAATTTTAGATTGCCATCTGATTTGTAATACTGGGAAAATTAGTTTATGTTTATTAGTTGAAACTAAAGGAACTTACAGTTGTGTATTTGTTAAACTGAACAATGAAACATATTTAGAAGAAAGAGAGCGTGTACAAAAATTCCAGTTAAAACAGAATTCAGAAGAATTAGTTGGTTACACAGTATTGCAAACCAAAAATAGAGCTTGTCTCTTAACATTGT gGTCACATGGCAAGTTGTACAGTTATTCATTAACTGAAACCAATAATGAATCTAGTTCAAATACATTAATTGGTGTTATCAACAATATTAATACAAGAGATCCTGTAGTTATGACCCCATTGAATGAAACTACTGTGGCAATGTATGGTGCTGATGTTTCAGAGGAAGGTGCTATACTAATGATTTATAATGTGCAATTTAAATTGGTTCAAGATGTTCAGAAATTGAAGTTGTATACAAGAGATGCAAAATTatggaaaattgaagataaaTTGTTGCTTGCTGCTAATCGACATTTGGCAATTGCACCCTACCATTTAGCACCACAAAGAATAGCAACTTTACTTGGATCATCTTTGCGCTTTAAAGGTAGCGATGAAAATGCCGAAGATGATGATATTGTTGTAATACAAGAAACAACTGTAGCCCACTGGGAAAAAGGTGAATCAATTCCCGTGAAACAATCGATAGAGAAACCTCCTATAAAACTTTCCAGACAGATATCATCTTACGTGAACGAAGGATTGAGCGACGCTGCAATACAAGAAATATTAATTCCACAATTAATAGAGTCAAAGGACATTGAAGCAATTATATggtgtttgaataattttaaggaTCTACCAGAAAAATTATTAAccgatcttttaattttttcactaaGAAGTCCTGATGCAACGTTTGTACCATTACAAAATGGTATAGCTGATGACTCTTCATCTTACAGAAACTTGCACACAAGAAATTATTttcttgataaaatatttagctTAACTTATTCTGATGTTTCTTTGTCATCATATCTAAAAAGTGGTTTAAATTTCGACGAAGTACTTcaattattgcaatatttaacACAGAAATTGGATGATCAAGAAGATTTTCTCGACGATATTATAGAACAGCCTACTGACAAACAATTGTACGAATGGTCTAGCTTATTATTAGAATCTCACTATCAACGTTACATATTGTCACGAGATCCAGAAGTGCCGATACTTCTTAATAAATTAAGCTACGTTTTAGACGATCAT CTACAATTATTTAAGGATATGGAAAATTTAAGGCCTATCTTAAAAAGAACTATTAATGGAAAATCTTCAAAACTTTTACAAAAAGGACGCAATAAGTTCTATGCTATAGAAGAAATTAAActgtattga